Proteins from a genomic interval of Piscinibacter sp. HJYY11:
- a CDS encoding mechanosensitive ion channel family protein, which produces MNIDLLGPWGQFALVVLAIVVVSQLVHRLMLPVVRRLAGYSTLFRAIISRCDRPMQWLVPLIAIQVALQGLPEDLRGLSSVQHLTSVLIICATSWTLIGVLQGLADGVIALHPATVSDNLSARRVHTQTRVLSRIASTGVLIAGFAFVLMTFPRARQFGASLLASAGVAGLVVGLAARSVFSNLLAGLHIALAQPIRIDDAVTIEGEFGNVEEITATYVVVKIWDERRMIVPLGWFTDHPFQNWTRQGSNLLGSVLLWVDYSLPVEAVRAEAKRLCEASALWDKRVCSVAVTDANDRAMQVRVLVSASNSGANFDLRCELREKLIAFVQREFPQTLPRLRAELSRSPSASPG; this is translated from the coding sequence ATGAACATCGACCTGCTCGGCCCGTGGGGCCAGTTCGCGCTCGTGGTGCTGGCGATCGTCGTGGTGTCGCAGCTGGTCCATCGGCTGATGCTGCCGGTGGTGCGGCGGCTGGCCGGCTACTCGACGCTCTTTCGCGCCATCATCAGCCGCTGCGACCGGCCCATGCAGTGGCTGGTGCCGCTGATCGCCATCCAGGTGGCGCTGCAAGGCCTGCCGGAAGACCTGCGCGGCCTGTCGAGCGTGCAGCACCTGACGAGCGTGCTCATCATCTGCGCGACCTCGTGGACGCTGATCGGCGTGTTGCAGGGCCTGGCCGATGGCGTCATCGCGCTGCACCCGGCCACCGTCAGCGACAACCTCAGCGCGCGGCGCGTGCACACGCAGACACGCGTGCTGTCGCGTATCGCCAGCACCGGCGTGCTGATCGCCGGGTTCGCCTTCGTGTTGATGACCTTCCCGCGCGCCCGGCAATTCGGTGCGAGCCTGCTGGCGTCGGCCGGTGTGGCCGGCCTGGTGGTCGGGCTTGCGGCGCGCTCAGTCTTCAGCAACCTGCTGGCGGGCCTGCACATCGCGCTCGCGCAGCCCATCCGCATCGACGACGCCGTCACCATCGAGGGCGAGTTCGGCAACGTGGAGGAGATCACCGCAACCTACGTGGTCGTGAAGATCTGGGACGAGCGGCGGATGATCGTGCCGCTCGGGTGGTTCACCGACCACCCCTTTCAGAACTGGACGCGCCAGGGCTCCAACCTGCTCGGCAGCGTGCTGCTGTGGGTGGACTACAGCCTTCCGGTGGAGGCCGTACGCGCAGAGGCCAAGCGACTGTGTGAAGCATCCGCCCTCTGGGACAAGCGGGTGTGCAGCGTTGCCGTCACCGACGCCAACGACCGGGCGATGCAGGTGCGCGTGCTGGTGAGCGCGTCCAACTCGGGCGCCAACTTCGACCTGCGCTGCGAGCTGCGCGAGAAGCTCATCGCCTTCGTGCAGCGCGAGTTCCCGCAGACGCTGCCCCGGCTGCGCGCCGAGCTCAGTCGGAGCCCGTCAGCTTCGCCGGGTTGA
- a CDS encoding class II fumarate hydratase: MGTLAVPAEALYGAQTQRAVDNFPVSGRGMPTAFIRALVLVKQSAAQANRKLGQLPPPIADAIGAACQQLQAMDDDELRSHFPIDVFQTGSGTSSNMNANEVIATLASRRLGAPVHPNDHVNAGQSSNDAIPTALHLSAALELHRHLLPALDHLVQVTRQKSATVHAHVKTGRTHLMDAMPVRMSQVLQGWAHQVEAGAEQLRGLMPALLQLAQGGTAVGTGVNAHPQFSQAFAAELTALTGLPFRPADSFFAAMGSQDTAVAVSGACKRVAVSLMKIANDLRWMNSGPLAGLAEIELQALQPGSSIMPGKVNPVIPEATTMVAAQVIGLDAAITVAGQSGNFELNVMLPLIASNLLESSTLLGNASRLLADKAIATFTVNEQRLQEALSRNPILVTALNPLIGYERAAEIAKQAYKEGRPILDVAAEKTDLGRERLAELLNPAKLTGSD; the protein is encoded by the coding sequence ATGGGCACGCTGGCCGTGCCGGCCGAGGCGCTCTACGGCGCGCAGACGCAGCGTGCCGTCGACAACTTTCCCGTCAGCGGCCGCGGCATGCCCACCGCGTTCATCCGCGCGCTCGTGCTGGTGAAGCAATCGGCCGCGCAGGCCAACCGCAAGCTCGGCCAGCTGCCGCCTCCCATTGCCGACGCGATCGGCGCCGCGTGCCAGCAGCTGCAGGCCATGGACGACGACGAGCTGCGCAGTCATTTCCCGATCGACGTCTTCCAGACCGGCTCGGGCACCAGCAGCAACATGAACGCGAACGAGGTGATCGCCACGCTCGCGAGCCGCCGGCTTGGCGCGCCGGTCCACCCCAACGACCACGTCAACGCCGGGCAGAGCAGCAACGATGCGATCCCGACCGCGCTGCACCTGAGCGCCGCGCTGGAACTTCACCGCCACCTCCTGCCCGCCCTCGACCACCTGGTGCAGGTGACGCGGCAGAAATCGGCCACGGTGCATGCGCATGTGAAGACCGGCCGCACACACCTGATGGACGCGATGCCGGTGCGCATGAGCCAGGTGTTGCAAGGCTGGGCGCATCAGGTCGAGGCAGGCGCGGAGCAGCTGCGCGGCCTGATGCCGGCACTGCTGCAGCTCGCGCAGGGCGGCACGGCGGTGGGCACCGGGGTCAACGCGCATCCGCAGTTTTCGCAGGCCTTCGCGGCCGAGCTGACAGCGCTCACCGGCCTGCCGTTCCGCCCGGCCGACAGCTTCTTCGCGGCCATGGGCTCGCAGGACACGGCGGTGGCGGTGTCGGGCGCGTGCAAGCGTGTGGCGGTGTCGCTGATGAAGATCGCCAACGACCTGCGCTGGATGAACTCGGGCCCGCTCGCCGGCCTGGCCGAGATCGAGCTGCAGGCGCTGCAGCCGGGCTCGTCGATCATGCCCGGCAAGGTCAACCCGGTGATCCCCGAGGCGACCACGATGGTGGCGGCGCAGGTGATCGGCCTCGATGCGGCCATCACGGTGGCCGGCCAGTCGGGCAACTTCGAGCTCAACGTGATGCTGCCGCTCATCGCGAGCAACCTGCTGGAGAGCAGCACGCTGCTCGGCAACGCGAGCCGGCTGCTCGCCGACAAGGCCATCGCCACCTTCACCGTGAACGAGCAGCGGCTGCAGGAGGCGCTGTCGCGCAACCCCATCCTCGTGACGGCGCTCAACCCGCTGATCGGCTACGAGCGCGCGGCCGAGATCGCCAAGCAGGCCTACAAGGAAGGCCGCCCCATCCTCGACGTGGCGGCGGAAAAGACCGACCTCGGCCGTGAGCGCCTGGCCGAGCTGCTCAACCCGGCGAAGCTGACGGGCTCCGACTGA
- a CDS encoding alpha/beta fold hydrolase: MPSDLPADQPTDPKAPSALLLLMEGRAPWELAASIAAAPLYSRLPAGDGHPVLVFPGLSAPDITTLPLRTFLRSRGYTPYEWEQGFNLGPREGVLQRCRERAEMLAQKHGEAVSLVGWSLGGIYAREIAKEVPQHTRCVITLGTPFSGHPRANNAWRLYEFLSGHTLSEADPLIDRVRQAPPVPTTSVYSRTDGVVSWRCSLNEASPLTENIGIHASHFGLGMNPLALYVVADRLAQTPGQWRPFEPQGAGKWLFKTTPGSPVSPQPARHST; encoded by the coding sequence ATGCCTTCCGACTTGCCTGCCGACCAACCGACCGATCCCAAGGCCCCCAGTGCCTTGCTGTTGCTGATGGAGGGGCGGGCGCCGTGGGAGCTGGCCGCGAGCATTGCCGCCGCGCCGCTCTACAGCCGCCTGCCGGCCGGCGACGGGCACCCCGTGCTGGTCTTCCCCGGCCTCAGCGCCCCCGACATCACCACCTTGCCGCTGCGCACCTTCCTCCGCTCGCGCGGCTACACACCGTACGAATGGGAGCAGGGCTTCAACCTCGGCCCGCGCGAAGGCGTGCTGCAGCGCTGCCGCGAACGCGCCGAGATGCTGGCGCAAAAGCATGGCGAAGCGGTGAGCCTGGTCGGCTGGAGCCTGGGCGGCATCTATGCCCGCGAGATCGCGAAGGAAGTGCCCCAGCACACGCGCTGCGTCATCACCCTCGGCACGCCCTTCAGCGGCCACCCGCGGGCCAACAACGCGTGGCGCCTGTATGAATTCCTCAGCGGCCACACGCTGAGCGAGGCCGACCCGCTGATCGACCGCGTGCGCCAGGCGCCGCCGGTGCCCACGACCTCGGTCTATTCGCGCACCGATGGCGTGGTCTCGTGGCGCTGCAGCCTGAACGAAGCCTCGCCGCTGACCGAGAACATCGGCATCCACGCCAGCCACTTCGGCCTGGGCATGAACCCGCTCGCGCTCTACGTGGTGGCCGACCGCCTGGCGCAGACGCCGGGGCAGTGGCGGCCGTTCGAGCCGCAGGGCGCGGGCAAGTGGCTCTTCAAGACCACGCCCGGCTCACCGGTATCGCCGCAACCGGCACGCCACTCCACCTGA
- a CDS encoding TonB-dependent siderophore receptor, whose translation MQSSGPSFAGKRQLLAAALATSVAVALAAFPSPGHAAGSDEPSRPPSAKVDALAALPLDTLLDMEVTGASRFAQRRSQSASSVTVISAAEIRAFGWRTLADALTSVKGLQVANDHTYSYLGVRGFFAQGDYNSRVLLLIDGNRINENVYDMAFLGTDFPLDIELVDRIEFIPGQGSAIYGANALFAVVNVITRESGRDGLEGSLSTGTGHHHIVRVGGTKRLENGASIFASASRTRARGPEIYLAEYDNPPATDGRANNTYEQRKSLYLRAEQGPWRASLVHAERLKGAATYIDFAFNDPRSYYHDTETLVDLAWERELAEKTRAQLRGFAGRYSFDGEYALSSTPVINREEALGQWWGVDARLLSTRWSGHMLVAGVEFQKAPRQNIKSFDLDAAQTTYWDVQTRSTRVSVYAEDQASLSDRVTLTLGGRYDHMSNGPSAWNPRLALNWKPNDQLVAKFIHGSAYRLPNRSDLVYSDGSLHSEKVRGNELALEWQPGNRRRFSLSWYHNAARHLVAGSIDPSTLLWVNRNVGRLTAEGVELEAEQRFASGALLRANATFQHAHDTGELPIAQYAARQIGNVLVALPLDERWTLGMDLNAASRRGQAAGYGVFNLTLSQSIDARGASLAFGIRDVFDRRPDDPGNDPTLQPRIAQLGRTWTARLDFRF comes from the coding sequence ATGCAGTCTTCAGGCCCCTCCTTCGCCGGCAAGCGACAGTTGCTTGCCGCCGCTCTTGCCACGTCCGTTGCCGTTGCCCTTGCGGCCTTCCCGAGCCCCGGCCATGCCGCAGGCAGCGACGAGCCCTCGCGTCCGCCTTCGGCCAAGGTCGACGCGCTGGCGGCCCTGCCGCTCGACACCCTCCTCGACATGGAGGTCACCGGCGCTTCGCGCTTCGCACAACGGCGCAGCCAGAGCGCGTCATCCGTCACGGTCATCAGCGCGGCCGAGATCCGCGCCTTCGGCTGGCGCACACTCGCCGACGCGCTCACCTCGGTGAAGGGCCTGCAGGTCGCCAACGACCACACCTACTCCTACCTGGGCGTGCGGGGTTTCTTCGCGCAGGGCGACTACAACAGCCGTGTGCTGCTGCTGATCGACGGCAACCGCATCAACGAGAACGTCTATGACATGGCGTTCCTCGGCACCGATTTTCCGCTCGACATCGAGCTGGTCGACCGCATCGAGTTCATCCCCGGCCAGGGCTCGGCAATCTATGGCGCCAACGCGCTCTTCGCGGTGGTCAACGTGATCACGCGCGAGTCCGGTCGCGACGGGCTGGAGGGCAGCCTTTCCACCGGCACCGGCCACCACCACATCGTGCGGGTGGGCGGCACGAAGCGCCTGGAGAACGGCGCCTCGATCTTCGCCTCGGCGTCCCGCACCCGTGCCCGCGGCCCCGAGATCTACCTGGCCGAGTACGACAACCCGCCTGCCACCGATGGCCGCGCGAACAACACCTACGAGCAGCGCAAGAGCCTCTACCTGCGCGCCGAGCAAGGGCCCTGGCGCGCCTCGCTCGTGCATGCCGAGCGCTTGAAAGGTGCCGCGACCTACATCGACTTTGCCTTCAACGACCCGCGCAGCTACTACCACGACACCGAGACGCTGGTCGACCTGGCGTGGGAGCGCGAGCTCGCCGAGAAGACCCGTGCCCAGCTGAGGGGGTTTGCCGGCCGCTACAGCTTCGACGGCGAATACGCCCTCAGCTCCACGCCGGTGATCAACCGCGAGGAGGCCCTCGGCCAGTGGTGGGGCGTCGACGCCCGGCTGCTGTCGACCCGCTGGAGCGGCCACATGCTCGTGGCCGGGGTCGAGTTCCAGAAAGCGCCGCGCCAGAACATCAAGAGCTTCGACCTCGATGCGGCGCAGACGACCTACTGGGACGTGCAGACCCGCTCGACCCGGGTCTCCGTCTACGCCGAAGACCAGGCGAGCCTTTCGGACCGGGTGACGCTCACGCTGGGCGGACGCTACGACCACATGAGCAACGGCCCGAGCGCGTGGAACCCCCGCCTCGCGCTCAACTGGAAACCCAACGACCAGCTCGTCGCCAAGTTCATCCACGGCAGTGCCTACCGCCTGCCCAACCGCAGCGACCTCGTCTACAGCGACGGCAGCCTGCACAGCGAGAAGGTCAGAGGCAACGAGCTCGCGCTCGAGTGGCAGCCCGGCAACCGGCGCCGCTTCAGCCTATCGTGGTACCACAACGCGGCGCGCCACCTGGTGGCCGGCAGCATCGATCCGTCGACGCTGCTTTGGGTCAACCGCAACGTCGGCCGCCTGACCGCTGAAGGCGTGGAGCTGGAGGCCGAGCAGCGCTTCGCCTCGGGCGCCCTGCTTCGCGCGAACGCGACCTTCCAGCACGCGCACGACACCGGCGAGCTGCCCATCGCGCAATACGCGGCGCGCCAGATCGGCAACGTGCTGGTCGCCCTGCCACTGGATGAGCGCTGGACGCTCGGCATGGACCTCAACGCCGCGTCGCGCCGCGGCCAGGCAGCAGGCTACGGCGTCTTCAACCTGACGCTGTCGCAGTCGATCGATGCACGTGGGGCGAGCCTGGCCTTCGGCATCCGCGACGTGTTCGATCGCCGGCCCGACGATCCGGGCAACGACCCCACCCTGCAGCCGCGCATCGCGCAACTCGGCCGCACCTGGACGGCGCGGCTGGACTTCCGCTTCTGA
- a CDS encoding YfiR family protein, translated as MRRLPGFSQWPCRWALRWAFALPLLAPGQAAHAVDAPELKVAIVYNILQFVEWPADVDGSRLTLCVDTAGMLGGYFKALAGRPVNKRQLEVAEMGEGFDSWKQCQAVFLDSGSRRTAGFAARLPRTLPVLVLGDHADGQGLTVHLIESAGRIGFNVDLAAARHARLQISSRLLRLAKKVTE; from the coding sequence ATGCGCCGCCTCCCTGGGTTCTCGCAATGGCCGTGCCGATGGGCGCTGCGGTGGGCGTTCGCCCTGCCGCTGCTCGCGCCCGGCCAGGCCGCGCATGCGGTGGACGCACCGGAGCTGAAGGTCGCGATCGTCTACAACATCCTGCAGTTCGTCGAATGGCCTGCCGATGTGGACGGGTCGCGTCTCACGCTGTGCGTCGACACGGCCGGCATGCTGGGCGGCTATTTCAAGGCGCTCGCCGGCCGCCCGGTCAACAAGCGGCAGCTCGAGGTCGCCGAGATGGGCGAAGGCTTCGACAGCTGGAAGCAGTGCCAGGCCGTGTTCCTCGACTCCGGCAGCCGCCGCACGGCCGGCTTTGCCGCCCGCCTGCCGCGCACCCTGCCCGTCCTCGTGCTGGGCGACCACGCCGACGGCCAGGGCCTCACCGTGCACCTCATCGAAAGCGCCGGCCGCATCGGCTTCAACGTCGACCTCGCCGCCGCCCGCCACGCCCGACTGCAGATCAGCTCGCGGCTGCTGCGGCTGGCCAAGAAAGTCACCGAATGA
- a CDS encoding bifunctional diguanylate cyclase/phosphodiesterase, translating into MTRRLFGSSTPAAAPTQVLGLPHQRLAHRLTRAAVVAAGLALVSAGVALNVFLYFSARSAILDDMMVQARAVADNSAPAVLFDDNTAATDTLATLTSLRSVTSAYLFDEHGELIAFYRPKLGGGEVDPPLSVHIAARTTGSRVTGRHIYVTQPVLHQGKLIGRLAMAVSLRTLHQRTLAFAGVTALSTLGALCLAYLFALGVRRDIHRTEARLDELAYVDAVTGLYNRHAAGEHMRELVSRRQPFGVMMLDLDDFKHVNDTLGHASGDLLLRTIADRLRKSFEGRGQVFRLGGDEFMSIFALPADESGLDRIGQESIRVLREPVRLGADELFVRGSAGMSSFPSDGADWSELLRSADAAMYAAKASGKNVYAIFKAEMLHRSQLRLTLDSELRHAIARGELRLYYQPVVALDNGKILGAEALVRWEHPKRGLIGPADFIAAAEESGLVVELGQWVLAEAARQVAQWHAEGHENFYVAVNVSGRQIKRGILQRQVRHALEQSGAEPSWLEIEITEHSLVEDLQANLDSLASLREMGMRMAIDDFGTGLSSLSYLKRLPLNKLKIDRSFVRELPEQRDDVAIATAVISMARALGLMVVAEGVETVEQRDALLSMGCDYAQGYLFSRPVPASEMQRLLQEEREAVLRSAAPAPV; encoded by the coding sequence ATGACCCGACGCCTCTTCGGAAGCTCAACGCCCGCCGCGGCACCGACCCAGGTGCTCGGCCTGCCGCACCAGCGGCTGGCGCACCGCCTCACGCGCGCGGCCGTCGTGGCAGCCGGCCTCGCGCTCGTCTCGGCGGGCGTGGCGCTGAATGTCTTCCTCTATTTCTCCGCGCGCTCGGCCATCCTCGACGACATGATGGTCCAGGCGCGTGCGGTGGCCGACAACAGCGCCCCGGCGGTGCTGTTCGACGACAACACGGCAGCCACCGACACGCTCGCCACGTTGACCTCGCTGCGCAGCGTGACCTCGGCCTATCTCTTCGACGAGCACGGCGAGCTGATCGCCTTCTACCGCCCCAAGCTCGGAGGTGGAGAAGTCGACCCGCCGCTGTCGGTGCACATTGCGGCGCGCACCACCGGGTCGCGCGTGACGGGGCGCCACATCTACGTCACGCAGCCGGTGCTTCACCAAGGCAAGCTCATCGGCCGCCTGGCGATGGCCGTCAGCCTGCGCACGCTGCACCAGCGCACGCTTGCCTTCGCCGGTGTGACCGCGCTGTCCACGCTCGGGGCCCTGTGCCTGGCCTACCTCTTCGCGCTCGGCGTGCGCCGCGACATCCACCGCACAGAAGCACGCCTGGACGAGCTCGCCTACGTTGACGCGGTGACCGGCCTCTACAACCGCCACGCCGCGGGCGAGCACATGCGCGAGCTGGTGTCGCGCCGGCAGCCCTTCGGCGTGATGATGCTCGACCTCGACGACTTCAAGCACGTCAACGACACGCTCGGCCATGCGAGCGGCGACCTGCTGCTGCGCACGATCGCCGATCGGCTGCGCAAGAGCTTCGAGGGGCGCGGGCAGGTGTTCCGCCTGGGCGGCGACGAGTTCATGAGCATCTTCGCGCTGCCGGCCGACGAGAGTGGGCTCGACCGCATCGGACAGGAGTCGATCCGCGTGCTGCGCGAGCCGGTGCGGCTGGGCGCCGACGAGCTCTTCGTGCGAGGCTCCGCCGGCATGTCGTCGTTCCCGTCCGACGGAGCCGACTGGAGCGAGCTGCTGCGCAGCGCCGATGCCGCGATGTATGCCGCCAAGGCCTCGGGCAAGAACGTCTACGCGATCTTCAAGGCGGAGATGCTGCACCGCTCGCAATTGCGGCTCACGCTCGACAGCGAACTGCGCCACGCGATCGCGCGCGGCGAGCTACGCCTGTACTACCAGCCGGTGGTGGCGCTCGACAACGGGAAGATCCTCGGCGCCGAGGCCCTGGTGCGCTGGGAGCACCCCAAGCGCGGCCTGATCGGCCCGGCGGATTTCATCGCCGCCGCCGAAGAGAGCGGCCTCGTGGTCGAGCTCGGCCAGTGGGTGCTGGCCGAAGCCGCCCGCCAGGTGGCGCAGTGGCACGCTGAGGGACACGAGAACTTCTACGTCGCGGTGAACGTCTCGGGCCGTCAGATCAAGCGCGGCATCCTGCAGCGCCAGGTGCGGCATGCCCTGGAGCAGAGCGGCGCCGAGCCCTCGTGGCTGGAGATCGAGATCACCGAGCACTCGCTGGTCGAGGACCTGCAGGCCAATCTTGACTCGCTCGCGAGCCTGCGCGAGATGGGCATGCGCATGGCGATCGACGATTTCGGCACGGGGCTGTCGTCGCTGTCGTACCTGAAGCGCCTGCCGCTCAACAAGCTGAAGATCGACCGCAGCTTCGTGCGCGAGCTGCCAGAGCAGCGCGACGACGTGGCCATCGCCACCGCGGTGATCTCGATGGCGCGGGCGCTCGGCCTGATGGTGGTCGCCGAAGGGGTGGAGACGGTGGAACAGCGCGACGCGCTGCTCAGCATGGGCTGCGACTATGCGCAGGGCTATCTCTTCAGCCGGCCGGTGCCCGCAAGCGAGATGCAGCGCTTGCTGCAGGAGGAGCGCGAAGCAGTGCTCCGGAGCGCGGCGCCCGCGCCGGTCTGA
- a CDS encoding enoyl-CoA hydratase/isomerase family protein, which yields MSDNTVLTEVRGQLGVITLNRPSALNALSLSMIRQITAALQRWRHDDQVSAVLLRGAGREGKAPAFCAGGDIRFFHQAALAGDPTLEDFFTEEYSLNHLIHTYGKATIALMDGITMGGGMGLAQGCRLRVATEHSKLAMPETHIGLFPDVGGGWFLGRCPGRVGEYLALTGQALGAADAIAVGLADVFMPSAELPVLAEALADQPLDNSEQALAVVRARSQAVGDAPLTPHRAEIDRHFAAASMADIAASLAADGNPWAADTLKALRQRSPLMMAVTLEQVRRARAMSLADELRMERGLVRRCFHLRPGAASETVEGIRALAVDKDHQPRWQPATIDEVTPALVDPFFESPWPAHAHPLRGLA from the coding sequence ATGAGCGACAACACCGTCCTGACCGAAGTGCGTGGCCAACTCGGCGTGATCACGCTGAACCGGCCCTCGGCCCTGAATGCGCTGTCGCTCTCGATGATCCGCCAGATCACCGCGGCCCTGCAGCGGTGGCGCCATGACGACCAGGTGAGTGCGGTGCTGCTGCGCGGCGCGGGCCGCGAAGGCAAGGCGCCGGCCTTCTGCGCGGGCGGCGACATCCGCTTTTTCCACCAGGCCGCGTTGGCCGGCGATCCGACGCTGGAAGACTTCTTCACCGAGGAATACAGCCTCAACCACCTCATCCACACCTACGGCAAGGCGACCATCGCCTTGATGGACGGCATCACCATGGGCGGTGGCATGGGCCTCGCGCAAGGCTGCCGCCTCCGGGTGGCGACCGAGCACAGCAAGCTCGCCATGCCCGAGACCCACATCGGCCTGTTTCCCGACGTGGGCGGTGGCTGGTTCCTGGGCCGCTGCCCGGGCCGGGTCGGCGAGTACCTCGCGCTCACCGGGCAGGCGCTGGGTGCGGCCGATGCCATCGCCGTCGGCCTCGCCGATGTGTTCATGCCTTCGGCCGAGCTGCCGGTGCTGGCCGAGGCGCTCGCCGACCAGCCCCTCGACAACAGCGAGCAGGCGCTGGCCGTGGTGCGAGCAAGGTCGCAGGCCGTGGGCGATGCGCCGCTCACGCCGCACCGCGCCGAGATCGACCGCCACTTTGCCGCGGCGTCGATGGCCGACATCGCCGCTTCGCTAGCAGCCGATGGCAACCCGTGGGCGGCTGACACGCTGAAGGCCCTGCGCCAGCGCTCGCCGCTGATGATGGCGGTCACGCTCGAGCAGGTGCGCCGGGCCCGCGCGATGTCGCTGGCCGACGAGCTGCGCATGGAGCGTGGCCTGGTGCGCCGTTGCTTCCACCTGCGCCCGGGTGCCGCCAGCGAAACGGTGGAAGGGATCCGCGCGCTGGCGGTCGACAAGGACCACCAGCCGCGCTGGCAGCCCGCCACGATCGACGAGGTGACGCCGGCCTTGGTTGACCCCTTCTTCGAGAGCCCCTGGCCGGCACACGCACACCCGCTGCGCGGGCTCGCCTGA
- a CDS encoding DMT family transporter: protein MRLTHGRAAALMVLVTLLWSIAGVVTRHLDAAASFEVTFWRSAFNALGLGLALHWMRGPALWRGLVRSPWPVWVSGLCWSVMFTAFMVALTLTRVANVLVTMALGPLITALFARIFLHHKLAPRTWAAIVVAGAGIAWMFSQGASANEAGALAGIAVAFAVPVAAAINWTVLQHVNHGTDDAHDMLPAVLIGAVISSLVTLPLAMPFKATPHDVALLGMLGVVQLAIPCLLVVRLSRVLPAPELSLLGLLEVIFGVLWAWWGAGEAPGTTALTGGALVIGALVANELVAMRASGKRT, encoded by the coding sequence ATGCGGCTCACCCACGGCCGCGCAGCCGCGCTGATGGTGCTGGTGACGCTCCTCTGGAGCATCGCCGGCGTCGTCACCCGCCACCTGGATGCGGCGGCCAGCTTTGAAGTCACCTTCTGGCGCAGCGCCTTCAACGCGCTGGGCCTGGGGCTGGCGCTGCACTGGATGCGCGGGCCGGCGCTGTGGCGCGGGCTCGTGCGCTCGCCGTGGCCGGTGTGGGTCTCGGGCCTGTGCTGGTCGGTGATGTTCACCGCCTTCATGGTGGCGCTGACGCTCACCCGTGTGGCCAACGTGCTGGTGACGATGGCGCTCGGGCCGTTGATCACCGCGCTCTTTGCACGCATCTTCCTGCACCACAAGCTCGCGCCTCGCACCTGGGCGGCCATCGTGGTGGCCGGGGCCGGCATCGCGTGGATGTTCAGCCAGGGCGCCAGCGCCAACGAAGCCGGCGCGCTGGCCGGCATCGCGGTGGCGTTCGCCGTGCCGGTGGCGGCGGCGATCAACTGGACGGTGCTGCAGCACGTGAACCATGGCACTGACGACGCGCACGACATGCTGCCCGCGGTGCTGATCGGCGCCGTGATCTCCTCGCTCGTCACGCTGCCGCTCGCCATGCCCTTCAAGGCCACGCCGCATGACGTCGCGTTGCTCGGCATGCTCGGCGTGGTCCAGCTCGCCATTCCCTGCCTGCTCGTCGTCCGCCTGAGCCGTGTGTTGCCCGCGCCCGAGCTGTCGCTGCTGGGCCTGCTGGAAGTGATCTTCGGCGTGCTGTGGGCGTGGTGGGGTGCAGGCGAGGCGCCGGGCACGACGGCCCTCACCGGTGGTGCGCTCGTGATCGGCGCACTGGTGGCCAACGAACTCGTGGCGATGCGCGCCTCAGGGAAACGAACATGA